One Drechmeria coniospora strain ARSEF 6962 chromosome 01, whole genome shotgun sequence genomic region harbors:
- a CDS encoding hypothetical protein (related to polyamine oxidase precursor), which translates to MAPTTSPFRLCVVAAVAALCVDGTLAGVAKAPESSCRRTTVAILGGGMAGIAAAQALHNASVTDFVIVEYQNRIGGRAIDSQFGRRPDGSPYTIELGANWRRFLAYEATNGQIQGLGNPGGPENPIWSLADLDRFCPAAPKAKKHKLANTPSNYSSILTYDETGASDYGHLLEAYEAAARNMTVEAGRLLAENLQDQSARSGLSLAGWNPRHDDMAAQAVEYWSWDWETTVPPEVSSMIFGAAGNNLTFRQFSEDNNLVVDARGYRAIIEGEAATFLTANDTRLRLNGRVTSISHDEAGVVVRSDDGSCLSAAYALCTFSLGVLQHGDVEFAPALPTWKQRAVHKFSMGTYTKIFFQFDETFWPTDKEYFLYASPTTRGYWAQWQSLSTDGFLPGSNILFATVTGDESYRLEQLSDDEAKLEGLAVLRQMFPDRTVPEPTAFTYPRWTKTAWSRGSYSNWPVGTTLEMHQNLRANVGRLWFAGEATSAAYFGFLHGAWFEGREAGEQIAGLLRDGCGRSAEAAGERRCGARVHYETLHGTSPLASYNVLNGWATSSFYASKASAQ; encoded by the exons ATGGCGCCGACAACGTCGCCCTTTCGCCtttgcgtcgtcgccgccgtcgcggcgcTGTGTGTCGACGGCACACTGGCCGGCGTGGCCAAGGCGCCGGAGAGCTCATGTCggaggacgacggtggcCATCCT GGGAGGAGGCatggccggcatcgccgcaGCG CAAGCACTTCACAACGCCTCGGTGACCGACTTTGTCATTGTCGAGTATCAGAATCGGATCGGCGGACGGGCCATCGACAGCCAAttcggccgccggccggaCGGCTCGCCCTACACCATCGAGCTCGGCGCCAACTGG cGTCGGTTCTTGGCTTACGAGGCAACCAACGGGCAGATTCAGGGGCTCGGGAACCCCGGCGGTCCAG AAAATCCCATCTGGAGCCTG GCTGACCTTGACCGTTTTTGCCCGGCGGCACCAAAGGCGAAGAAGCACAAGCTGGCCAATACGCCGTCAAACTACAGCTCGATCCTGACCTacgacgagacgggcgcGTCCGACTACGGCCACCTCCTCGAGGCctacgaggcggcggcgaggaacatgacggtcgaggccggccggctCCTGGCTGAGAACCTGCAGGACCAGAGCGCGCGGAGCGGCCTGTCGCTCGCCGGCTGGAACCCCCGGCACGACGACATGGCGGCGCAGGCGGTCGAGTACTGGAGCTGGG ACTgggagacgacggtgccgcccgaggtgtcgtcgatgatctttggcgccgccggcaacaACCTCACGTTTCGCCAGTTCAGCGAGGACAacaacctcgtcgtcgacgcgcgCGGCTACCGGGCCAtcatcgagggcgaggcggctACGTTCCTGACGGCCAACGACACGCGCCTGCGCCTCAACGGCAGGGTGACGAGCATCTcgcacgacgaggcgggcgtgGTGGTgcgcagcgacgacggcagctgcctctcggccgcctACGCCCTCTGCACCTTTTCGCTCGGCGTCCTGCAgcacggcgacgtcgagtttgcgccggcgctgccgacgTGGAAGCAGCGGGCGGTGCACAAGTTCTCCATGGGCACCTACACGAAAATATTCTTCCAGTTCGACGAGACGTTTTGGCCGACGGACAAGGAGTACTTTCTCTacgcgtcgccgacgacgcgcgGGTACTGGGCGCAGTGGCAGTCGCTCTCGACCGACGGCTTCCTGCCGGGATCCAACATCCTCTTCGCCACCGTCACGGGCGACGAGTCGTACCGGCTCGAGCAGctgagcgacgacgaggcgaagctcgagggcctcgCCGTGCTGCGGCAGATGTTCCCCGACAGGACGgtgccggagccgacggccTTTACCTACCCGCGGTGGACCAAGACGGCCTGGTCGCGCGGCAGCTACTCCAACTGGCCCGTCGGCACGACGCTCGAGATGCACCAGAACCTGCGGGCcaacgtcggccgcctctggttcgccggcgaggcgacgagcgccgCCTACTTTGGCTTCCTCCACGGCGCCTGGTTCGAGGGccgcgaggcgggcgagcagattgccggcctgctgcgAGACGGATGCGGCCGGTCGGCCGAGGCagccggcgagcggcggTGCGGCGCACGCGTCCACTACGAGACGCTCCACGGCACGTCGCCGCTGGCCAGCTACAACGTGCTGAACGgctgggcgacgagcagctTCTACGCGAGCAAGGCGAGCGCGCAGTAG
- a CDS encoding amino acid permease: MFRATKLAWLTEHISWPKWVPMLSWITGWINVAGWVGGNLANGPLLSPVHCSFSTDGPRGHQCLALEPARCWCHLRAPSGLQPRQSMPFASWLTHPQGYEPQRWHRFLIYVGLTLLSFLTNAFMNSLLPLVYRGALIWSLGGFALVSITVLARAAPNYSSAYFVFCHFINRTGCACLPSDTLVFADNVCQGPMALPGCSGYATLASSSLVGWADGIPKLLQGGLEIPNASVQGPKIMIVCVAIGTVTGVIFLIVLLFVSGNIEEVIDSTAGPLLQILIHATRSNVGAICLLMLPLVCLLFATLSVMTTSSRMIFAFARWVFECASDGAAIEELTDSRDGGLPASRFLARIHPRLGLPLNALILTSVVTVLFGLIFIGSTSAFNAIISASVVALDLSYAMPIAVNCLRGRTALPERSWVLPGWLGWTADTISLVYISLTTVLFLFPPVLPVTGTNMNYCIVAFALIIAISIAQWIVDGKKNFSGPRINVIREPEQTQHRK; the protein is encoded by the exons ATGTTCCGCGCGACGAAGCTCGCCTGGCTGACGGAGCACA TATCTTGGCCGAAATGGGTTCCCATGCTGTCGTGGATCACCGGCTGGATCAACGTCGCAGGATGGGTAGGCGGCAACCTTGCGAATGGTCCGCTCCTCTCTCCCGTCCATTGCTCATTCTCGACAGATGGCCCTCGTGGCCACCAGTGCCTTGCTCTCGAGCCAGCTCGTTGCTGGTGTCATCTCCGTGCTCCATCCGGTTTGCAACCCCGCCAAAGTATGCCCTTCGCTTCATGGCTCACACATCCCCAGGGGTACGAGCCGCAGAGGTGGCATCGGTTTCTGATATATGTTGGCCTGACGCTGCTTTCGTTTCTAACAAACGCCTTTATGAATTCGCTTCTGCCCCTAGTCTATCGGGGCGCCCTCATCTGGTCCCTCGGCGGCTTTGCCTTGGTCTCCATTACCGTCCTGGCCCGTGCCGCGCCCAACTACAGCTCGGCCTATTTCGTCTTTTGCCACTTCATCAATCGGACTGGCTGTGCGTGTCTCCCGTCGGACACCCTTGTCTTTGCTGACAACGTCTGCCAGGGCCCGATGGCGTTGCCTGGCTGCTCGGGGTACGCAACTCTCGCGTCGTCCTCTCTCGTCGGCTGGGCTGACGGCATCCCCAAGCTCCTCCAAGGCGGCCTGG AAATCCCCAACGCATCCGTCCAAGGACCCAAGATCATGATCGTCTGTGTCGCCATCGGAACAGTCACCGGCGTCATCTTCTTGATAGTCTTGCTATTCGTGTCTGGAAACATCGAAGAGGTCATCGACTCGACGGCTGGCCCGCTCCTGCAGATATTGATTCATGCCACGCGGAGCAACGTAGGCGCCATCTGTCTCTTGAT GCTGCCCCTGGTCTGTCTCTTGTTTGCGACTCTGAGCGtcatgacgacgagcagccgCATGATCTTTGCCTTTGCCAGGTGGGTTTTCGAATGCGCTTCGGATGGAGCAGCCATCGAGGAGCTGACGGACAGCAGAGATGGAGGTCTTCCGGCCTCGCGCTTCCTCGCCAGGATCCACCCGAGACTTGGCCTGCCGCTGAATGCACTCATCCTCACTTCCGTCGTCACCGTGCTCTTTGGTCTTATTTTCATAGGCTCGACCAG CGCGTTCAACGCCATCATCTCTGCGTCCGTCGTTGCGCTGGACCTGTCCTATGCGATGCCCATTGCCGTCAACTGCTTGCGAGGACGCACCGCTCTGCCGGAACGATCATGGGTTTTGCCCGGCTGGCTCGGGTGGACCGCCGACACCATCTCGCTTGTCTACATTTCCCTGACGACTGTTCTTTTTCTATTCCCCCCCGTGCTGCCTGTCACCGGGACGAACATGA ACTACTGCATTGTTGCCTTCGCcctcatcatcgccatctcCATTGCTCAGTGGATCGTGGACGGCAAAAAGAACTTTTCGGGCCCGAGAATCAACGTCATCCGCGAGCCGGAACAAACTCAACACAGGAAGTAA
- a CDS encoding ascorbate oxidase: protein MRRPLLLLLAHCLLATAASLVTHGGQFVPDHVLRVSSADIAIACERRRSAVVNGTVPGPTLRILAGRRTWIRVYNDMPKENLTMHWHGLAQRMAIFSDGSPQGSQWPIPPGHFFDYELHTTSDDAGTYFYHSHVGMQALTASGPLVVEDCRPPPFRYDDERILHWSDYFRQDDAAFEAGLTAVPFVFGGESQGVLLNGKGVALGREGAEGPLGSECSLPVIDVEPGRTYRFRFIGSTGLSLVSIAFEGHVNLHVVQADAGAWTRPVWVDRIQLGSGQRFDAIFKAKTAEELRKAGGKMTYVVQYETRDRPSVYRGYAVLRYANGGDFPGRPATPPLRIPEKTNAWLEYQLQPLYPGPRGHPTLAEVTRRVVMNSSQLVDPRTGQVVWRLAGLSWTDNAARTPLLVDIYKRGDAAMPSYDDAVRNGGWDPRTKAFPVKVGEVIEIVLQNTGSLKNGGSVDVHPFHAHGQHFYDLGSGDGLYDAAANEAKVVAMGYKAVERDTTMLHRYSNKTEPGAPAGWRVWRLRVEQPGVWLLHCHTLQHMMMGMQSAWVVGSADQIRNIPFHYAQGYLEYGGDAYGNSTHEPTAMHEFDDAKPESCPGQNAASQRLDDAGQDAAGQSPGKGPGQNAASQRLDDAGQDAAGQSPGKGPGQNAASQSPGKGPGQNAASQRLDDAG, encoded by the exons ATGCGACGccctctgctcctcctgctgGCCCACTGCCTCctcgccacggcggcgagcctcgTGACGCACGGCGGCCAGTTCGTGCCGGACCATGTCCTGCGcgtgtcctcggccgacatcgccatcgcctgcGAGCGGCGccggtcggccgtcgtcaacggcacCGTCCCGGGGCCGACGCTGCGCAttctcgccggccgccgaaCCTGGATCCGGGTGTACAACGACATGCCCAAGGAGAATCTCACCATG CATTGGCACGGCCTCGCCCAGCGCATGGCCATCTTCTCCGACGGAAGCCCCCAGGGTTCGCAGTGGCCCATCCCGCCCGGCCACTTCTTCGACTACGAGCTGCACACGACGTCGGACGATGCCGGCACCTACTTTTACCACTCCCACGTCGGCATGCAGGCCCTGACGGCCTCGGggcccctcgtcgtcgaggactgccggccgccgccgttccgctacgacgacgagcgcatCCTCCATTGGAGCGACTACTTTCgccaggacgacgccgccttcgaggccggcctcACCGCCGTGCCCttcgtcttcggcggcgagagccAGGGCGTCCTCCTCAACGGCAAgggcgtcgccctcggccgcgagggcgccgagggtCCGCTCGGCAGCGAGTGCTCGCTGCCCGTCATTGACGTCGAGCCGGGCAGGACGTACCGCTTCCGCTTCATCGGCTCCACCGGCCTCTCGCTCGTCAGCATCGCCTTCGAAGGCCACGTCAACCTGCACGTCGTCCAGGCCGACGCTGGCGCCTGGACCCGCCCCGTCTGGGTCGACCGCATCCAGCTCGGGTCCGGCCAGCGCTTCGACGCCATCTTCAaggccaagacggccgaggagctgcgcaaggccggcggcaagatGACCTACGTCGTCCAGTACGAGACGCGCGACCGCCCCTCCGTCTACCGCGGCTACGCCGTCCTCCGCtacgccaacggcggcgacttCCCGGGCCGGCCCGCGACCCCGCCGCTCCGCATCCCGGAGAAGACGAACGCCTGGCTCGAGTACCAACTGCAGCCCTTGTACCCGGGCCCGAGAGGCCACCCGACCCTCGCCGAGGTGACGCGCCGCGTTGTCATGAACTCCagccagctcgtcgaccccCGCACCGGTCAGGTCGTCTGGAGGCTCGCCGGCCTGTCCTGGACCGACAACGCGGCCCGGAcgccgctgctcgtcgacatcTACAagcgcggcgacgccgccatgCCGAGCTACGACGACGCCGTGCGCAACGGCGGCTGGGATCCCAGGACAAAGGCCTTCCCCGTcaaggtcggcgaggtcatCGAGATCGTCCTCCAGAACACGGGCTCGCTCAAGAACGGCGGTTCCGTCGACGTCCACCCCTTCCACGCCCACGGCCAGCATTTCTACgacctcggcagcggcgacggtctctacgacgccgccgccaacgaggccaaggtcgTGGCCATGGGGtacaaggccgtcgagaggGACACCACCATGCTGCACCGGTACTCAAACAAGACGGAGCCCGGCGCGCCTGCGGGATGGCGCGTCTGGCGGTTGCGGGTCGAGCAGCCCGGCGTCTGGCTCCTTCACTGCCACACCCTGCAGCACATGATGATGG GAATGCAATCGGCTTgggtcgtcggcagcgcgGACCAGATCCGAAACATTCCCTTCCACTACGCCCAAGGGTACCTCGAgtacggcggcgacgcctaTGGCAACTCGACGCATGAGCCGACCGCCATGCATGAATTTGACGACGCGAAGCCGGAGAG CTGTCCCGGCCAGAATGCCGCCAGCCAGAGGttggacgatgccggccaggatgccgccggccagAGCCCCGGCAAGGGCCCCGGCCAGAATGCCGCCAGCCAGAGGttggacgatgccggccaggatgccgccggccagAGCCCCGGCAAGGGCCCCGGCCAGAATGCCGCCAGCCAGAGCCCCGGCAAGGGCCCCGGCCAGAATGCCGCCAGCCAGAGGTTGGACGATGCCGGCTAG